One Desulfuromonas thiophila genomic window carries:
- a CDS encoding hybrid sensor histidine kinase/response regulator, which yields MISTTSAQEIFSEEALEHLDVLEAGLLALEDDPGEQANQSMIDQLFRSAHSLKGAAALLKYQAISEIAHEVENLLEAIKLGTLHPGERLLDALLAAIDGMRTLLQMIGRPDYADFSALQALRLCQQLQTACSSQEPEEEKESTAGILAAQVPGQRQTSSVKVEIDQIDQLMRVLGEMTMTKNHLLEQVQQAEQMKEEIDFAQERLLREVRRFSERHEYARPQEAVPADGASLVADFEELEFDRYDELNLFSRKLHEMSNDIQEALVSIRSAFGQISVDVEVLDRMTAELKDRLSVIRTLPVERLYQRFRRTFRDLVRASGVQAELRFEGGETRLGRTVIDGLFDPLVHLLRNALAHGIESVEERRAQGKPDSGTIRILTQRRGNSALIRIEDDGRGIPLEQVRHKAVSLGWLAAEERPDDQALIDLIFRPGFSTRSAVDDIAGRGVGLDAVLSRLSDLNGTVDVETDAGRGTCFILQIPLSLIIINVIQFRLGTQLFVLPTALIEEIQSCIDIPAGARFMHRQEESYRLVDLNHLLAQPCQDDSRRCVLYVRTLGARLGLLVEEVISQEDTVIRPFGRLLADMPVFSGTSVSGGGQIRLVLNPARLAQVVDQEAGGDPAATTGAVTPAKAAVARVLVVDDSLSVRKYASLILEHQGVEVFTATNGQEALDLLLDKEVDLVLTDLEMPVMHGYELLAEMRRREALRRIPVVVISSRSGEAHQNKARQLGAADYLVKPFDEQRLVDMVREHTLCTL from the coding sequence ATGATTTCGACGACCTCGGCACAGGAAATTTTCTCCGAAGAGGCTCTGGAACATCTCGACGTGCTCGAAGCTGGACTGCTGGCGTTGGAGGACGATCCGGGTGAACAGGCTAATCAATCCATGATTGATCAGCTGTTTCGCTCCGCCCATAGTCTCAAGGGCGCGGCTGCCTTGCTCAAGTATCAGGCGATCAGTGAAATCGCTCATGAAGTGGAAAATCTGCTGGAAGCCATCAAGTTAGGCACCCTGCATCCAGGCGAACGCTTACTCGACGCTCTTCTGGCGGCCATTGATGGCATGCGCACCCTGCTGCAGATGATCGGCCGGCCTGATTATGCTGATTTTTCTGCCTTGCAGGCTCTTCGTCTGTGTCAGCAGTTGCAGACAGCTTGTTCAAGCCAAGAGCCCGAGGAGGAAAAGGAATCAACGGCTGGAATCTTGGCTGCCCAAGTGCCGGGTCAGCGCCAGACCAGCAGCGTCAAGGTTGAAATTGATCAAATTGACCAGTTGATGCGGGTACTGGGCGAAATGACCATGACGAAAAATCATCTGCTTGAACAGGTTCAGCAGGCTGAGCAGATGAAGGAAGAGATCGATTTCGCCCAGGAACGTCTGTTGCGCGAGGTTCGTCGGTTTTCGGAACGCCATGAATATGCCCGACCCCAGGAGGCTGTCCCTGCCGATGGTGCTTCTCTCGTTGCCGATTTTGAAGAGCTCGAATTCGACCGCTATGATGAGCTGAATCTCTTTTCGCGCAAATTGCACGAAATGAGTAATGATATTCAGGAAGCCTTGGTGTCGATTCGTTCGGCCTTCGGCCAGATCAGTGTCGATGTCGAGGTGCTCGATCGCATGACTGCCGAACTTAAGGATCGGCTTTCGGTGATTCGAACCCTGCCGGTTGAACGTCTTTACCAGCGCTTTCGCCGGACTTTTCGCGATCTGGTGCGCGCCAGCGGTGTGCAGGCTGAATTGCGCTTTGAGGGTGGTGAAACGCGCTTGGGCCGCACCGTGATTGATGGTTTGTTTGACCCTCTGGTGCATCTGCTGCGCAATGCTCTGGCTCACGGCATCGAGTCAGTTGAAGAACGACGCGCTCAGGGCAAGCCTGACAGCGGTACCATCCGCATTCTGACGCAGCGGCGTGGTAACAGTGCCCTGATCCGTATTGAGGATGATGGTCGCGGTATTCCCCTGGAACAGGTTCGCCACAAGGCGGTCTCCTTGGGTTGGTTGGCAGCTGAAGAGCGGCCCGACGATCAGGCTCTTATCGATCTGATCTTTCGCCCAGGATTCAGTACCCGGTCAGCGGTGGACGACATTGCGGGACGCGGGGTTGGTCTTGACGCCGTGCTCAGTCGGCTGTCCGATCTGAACGGAACGGTCGATGTTGAAACCGATGCCGGCCGGGGAACCTGTTTCATTTTACAGATTCCTTTGTCATTGATCATCATCAACGTCATCCAGTTCCGTCTTGGGACGCAGCTGTTTGTCTTGCCTACCGCGTTGATCGAGGAAATCCAGAGTTGTATTGATATCCCTGCCGGTGCCCGTTTTATGCATCGGCAGGAGGAAAGCTATCGGCTGGTTGATCTCAATCACCTGCTGGCGCAACCCTGTCAGGATGACAGCCGGCGCTGTGTGCTGTACGTCAGAACCCTGGGGGCCCGACTGGGGCTGCTGGTGGAAGAGGTGATTAGTCAGGAAGATACCGTCATCCGCCCTTTCGGTCGTCTTTTGGCTGATATGCCGGTCTTTTCTGGTACCAGCGTTTCCGGCGGCGGGCAGATACGTCTGGTTCTCAATCCGGCGCGGCTGGCCCAGGTTGTCGACCAGGAGGCGGGAGGCGATCCGGCCGCAACAACGGGGGCCGTGACGCCTGCCAAGGCCGCAGTGGCGCGTGTGCTGGTGGTTGATGATTCCCTGAGTGTGCGTAAATATGCTTCCCTGATTCTCGAACATCAGGGTGTTGAAGTGTTTACTGCTACCAACGGACAGGAGGCTCTGGACCTGCTGCTTGATAAAGAGGTTGATCTGGTTCTCACTGACCTGGAAATGCCAGTGATGCATGGTTATGAATTGCTTGCCGAGATGCGACGGCGTGAAGCCCTGCGCCGTATCCCCGTGGTGGTCATCAGCTCACGCTCCGGTGAGGCGCATCAGAACAAGGCACGCCAGCTTGGGGCTGCCGATTATCTGGTTAAGCCCTTTGATGAACAGCGGCTGGTCGACATGGTACGGGAACACACGCTCTGCACGCTGTGA
- a CDS encoding chemotaxis protein CheW — protein MTNLQESLIPLFLTEAESGLGQLRALQAAIEQQQVTADLLDDARRAAHTIKGTAALVKRQQASELGRTLELLLEEWIAQGRLLSQADADQLENHCRALQNCLTVTTRPADGVSTDAVADRSGMTERTSAEALGGDLIRDFALPFMMKLHQNAAVADELVRPASCCFYLHQQTYVLPIDQVAEIVQAASVTPLPFAPPAVLGLLNLRGEVVPVVSPRTQTDRRVMLMAGFFVVVAFHGADRIAFVSDRIPQLSLVEEQGQVLDVAAFIELQRAGM, from the coding sequence ATGACCAACCTGCAGGAAAGCCTGATTCCCCTGTTCCTGACCGAAGCCGAAAGCGGTCTGGGTCAGTTGCGGGCTTTGCAGGCTGCCATTGAGCAGCAGCAGGTGACCGCCGATTTATTGGACGATGCCAGGCGTGCCGCACATACCATCAAGGGAACGGCGGCACTGGTAAAACGCCAGCAGGCGAGCGAACTGGGTCGTACTCTGGAGCTGTTGCTGGAGGAATGGATTGCGCAGGGTCGTTTATTGTCGCAGGCCGATGCCGACCAGCTGGAAAACCATTGCCGAGCGTTGCAGAACTGTCTGACTGTAACGACGCGGCCAGCTGATGGCGTTTCGACGGACGCTGTTGCTGATCGCTCCGGAATGACGGAACGCACGAGCGCTGAGGCTCTGGGCGGAGACCTGATCCGCGACTTTGCTTTGCCGTTCATGATGAAGCTGCATCAGAATGCCGCCGTAGCTGATGAACTGGTCCGGCCTGCCAGCTGCTGTTTTTATCTGCACCAGCAAACCTATGTCTTGCCGATCGATCAGGTGGCCGAGATTGTTCAGGCCGCGTCTGTAACGCCGCTGCCCTTTGCCCCACCGGCTGTTCTGGGCTTGTTGAATCTGCGAGGTGAGGTGGTGCCGGTTGTCAGCCCGAGGACTCAGACCGATCGGCGGGTGATGCTGATGGCGGGTTTTTTTGTGGTGGTGGCGTTCCACGGGGCAGACCGTATTGCGTTTGTCAGTGACCGGATTCCGCAGCTCAGCTTGGTGGAAGAACAGGGCCAGGTATTGGATGTTGCTGCATTCATTGAACTTCAGCGTGCAGGGATGTGA
- a CDS encoding response regulator, giving the protein MVVDDSPTVRRLVELVLSQNGYEIFSAEDGETGLKLAQQHCPDVILVDFVMPRMNGHMFCKALRQDAHLSKIPVILISSKSEVVGQAFEESFGIVHYFTKPFEPEELVAKIREVCRPDESVATVPAAEVSLADQQRPDAPVGDVEALLDSINERFDRVVRHYFQKDFPVLMKNVLSDTLRETGLIKHQTLILSGDLCRTSLAEVLCFCMHCRHGGRLSVFSADTFAEIFLEQGRFVFATASQKGKHCFLTDLICQDDRFNCDRMQLQQVVQEAREKNLPIGRALVAHNLISEEDLMYYLRQHAQQALTTALAVREGNFFLEQDALPFNLKDIRFRLPLYEVLLPGVRQLLVPADFFSADQIVQRLPSCAEALQNELLEDAEERVALLLDGSRTLADLVVESGLNADSLQQICFVLQQSGLASLR; this is encoded by the coding sequence TTGGTTGTCGATGATTCTCCGACGGTTCGGCGACTGGTCGAACTGGTTCTGAGTCAAAACGGTTATGAGATTTTCAGTGCAGAGGATGGTGAAACAGGTCTTAAACTGGCGCAGCAGCATTGTCCTGACGTGATTCTGGTCGATTTTGTTATGCCGCGTATGAACGGCCACATGTTCTGCAAGGCCCTGCGTCAGGATGCGCACTTGAGTAAGATCCCGGTCATTTTGATTTCATCAAAAAGTGAGGTGGTCGGACAGGCTTTCGAGGAAAGCTTCGGGATCGTTCATTATTTCACTAAGCCCTTCGAACCTGAAGAGCTCGTGGCTAAAATTCGCGAGGTTTGTCGGCCTGATGAGTCCGTTGCTACTGTGCCTGCTGCTGAGGTTTCATTGGCCGATCAACAGCGTCCTGATGCGCCAGTGGGGGATGTCGAAGCGCTGCTTGATTCCATTAATGAACGATTTGACCGTGTAGTCCGGCATTATTTTCAGAAGGATTTTCCGGTTCTGATGAAAAATGTGCTGTCGGACACCTTGCGTGAAACCGGCCTTATCAAACATCAGACCCTGATTCTATCCGGTGACCTTTGCCGGACCTCGCTTGCCGAGGTTCTGTGCTTTTGCATGCATTGCCGTCATGGTGGCCGTTTGTCGGTTTTTTCTGCCGATACCTTTGCTGAAATCTTTCTTGAGCAGGGACGGTTCGTTTTTGCTACTGCCAGCCAGAAAGGCAAGCATTGTTTTCTTACCGACCTGATTTGTCAGGACGATCGTTTTAACTGTGATCGTATGCAACTGCAGCAGGTGGTACAGGAAGCGCGTGAAAAGAATCTTCCTATCGGCCGAGCCCTGGTAGCTCATAATCTGATCAGCGAAGAGGATCTGATGTATTACCTGCGGCAGCATGCCCAGCAGGCGCTGACCACTGCTCTGGCGGTCAGGGAAGGAAATTTCTTTCTTGAGCAGGATGCCTTACCCTTCAATCTGAAGGATATCCGTTTCCGCTTACCCCTCTATGAAGTTTTGCTGCCGGGAGTTCGCCAGTTGCTGGTCCCGGCCGATTTTTTTAGTGCTGATCAGATTGTTCAGCGTCTGCCGAGTTGCGCGGAGGCCTTGCAGAACGAGTTGTTGGAGGATGCCGAAGAGCGGGTTGCCTTGCTCCTTGACGGGAGTCGTACGCTGGCTGATCTGGTTGTCGAGTCAGGGTTGAATGCCGATTCGCTGCAGCAGATCTGTTTCGTGTTGCAGCAGTCCGGTTTGGCGAGTCTGCGTTGA
- a CDS encoding c-type heme family protein yields the protein MLKNLSIRKRIVVMLAVVYVLSLLVAVVSGSYVLRKDVEREAQEKTDLFAAVMTSSARYLHNVIRPKAEELIPEDAYFPESGVGVLMLTETARYIQEIYPEYIFRYASPNPLNPESLADAFEDGVISDFEDGRYTQWKGFTEREGVQFYAVARPLIAGSDCISCHDVPEVAHPSQVERYGTRSGYGYVEGDVVGARFIYVPVELIKEQAYSRILYFSIAFSIFFLVVMFAVDRFIVSSIVKPIEHIVSVSENISRGKLDCQFNVKTNDEIRLLADAFDRMKVSLSKAMDILRQ from the coding sequence ATGTTGAAAAATCTGTCCATTCGCAAGCGCATTGTCGTCATGCTGGCAGTGGTATATGTGCTTTCCCTGCTGGTGGCTGTTGTTTCCGGCAGTTATGTTTTGCGCAAGGATGTTGAACGCGAAGCTCAGGAAAAAACGGATTTGTTTGCGGCGGTCATGACCAGTTCTGCCCGCTATCTGCACAACGTGATCCGGCCCAAGGCAGAAGAGCTGATTCCCGAGGACGCTTATTTCCCTGAAAGTGGGGTCGGGGTGCTGATGCTGACAGAGACCGCCCGCTACATTCAGGAAATTTATCCGGAATATATTTTTCGTTATGCTTCGCCCAATCCACTGAACCCGGAAAGCTTGGCTGATGCTTTCGAGGATGGCGTCATCTCGGACTTCGAGGACGGGCGCTACACGCAATGGAAGGGCTTTACTGAACGCGAAGGGGTACAGTTTTATGCGGTAGCCCGTCCGCTGATTGCCGGATCGGATTGTATCAGCTGTCACGATGTGCCGGAGGTTGCTCATCCGAGTCAGGTAGAACGCTACGGAACCCGCTCCGGATATGGTTACGTTGAGGGTGACGTTGTCGGGGCACGATTTATCTATGTGCCTGTTGAGTTGATTAAAGAGCAGGCATATAGTCGCATTCTTTATTTTTCAATTGCATTTAGCATTTTCTTCCTTGTTGTTATGTTTGCAGTCGACCGTTTTATTGTCAGTAGCATTGTAAAACCAATTGAACACATCGTTTCAGTCTCAGAAAACATCAGTAGAGGTAAGCTGGATTGTCAATTTAATGTTAAAACGAATGACGAAATAAGACTCCTTGCGGATGCATTTGACCGGATGAAGGTTTCTTTGTCGAAAGCAATGGACATTTTGCGTCAATAA
- a CDS encoding response regulator, giving the protein MAKILVADDSKTELAFLLDILKGTGHEIVTAVDGLQAEERARAERFDLIFLDVIMPNKNGFQVCRALKRDPSLKQIPIILTTSKSGESDKFWGKKQGADEYIVKPYEPVDILLAVKKYLGGI; this is encoded by the coding sequence ATGGCGAAGATATTGGTGGCAGATGACAGTAAAACCGAGTTGGCGTTTCTTCTGGATATTCTTAAGGGAACCGGCCATGAAATCGTGACGGCAGTTGATGGTTTGCAGGCTGAAGAACGGGCCCGCGCCGAACGTTTTGACCTGATTTTTCTTGATGTGATCATGCCGAACAAGAATGGTTTTCAGGTCTGTCGTGCGCTGAAGCGCGATCCGTCGCTTAAGCAGATACCCATTATTCTGACAACCTCAAAATCAGGTGAGAGTGACAAGTTCTGGGGCAAAAAACAGGGTGCTGATGAGTATATCGTCAAGCCCTACGAGCCTGTCGATATTCTGCTGGCAGTTAAGAAGTATCTCGGAGGTATCTAG
- a CDS encoding phenylacetate--CoA ligase family protein, giving the protein MTIWDRQYECMPREQLRELQLQRLQQTLRRVYAQVPCYQNKFRDLGVEPGDIRSSEDLRHLPFTTKEDLRLNYPYGMFAVPMREVVRIHSSSGTTGKPTVVGYTRNDIRVWSNLVARFMTAAGVTADDIVHIAFGYGLFTGAFGLHYGSEEIGASVIPISSGNTDKQLMIMQDYRSTALVCTPSYALTLADRMQQKGIAPEALALKYGLFGGEPWSEEMRREIENRLGLVATDNYGLSEVMGPGVAGECQCQNGMHLFEDHFIAEIIDPETGAVLDAGAEGELVLTSITKEAFPIIRYRTRDITRLDETPCACGRTLVRMMKTSGRSDDMLIIKGVNVFPTQIEEVLFQVEGCQPHYQLVIEREGTLDTLEVQVEVNESIFFDEMKKQRQFVDMLQKRLLSALGVGARVKLVEPSSMPRYEGKASRVIDRRRLVDKK; this is encoded by the coding sequence ATGACTATCTGGGATCGCCAATACGAATGTATGCCCCGTGAGCAGCTGCGCGAGCTGCAGCTGCAGCGGTTGCAGCAGACCTTGCGCCGCGTTTATGCCCAGGTGCCCTGCTATCAGAACAAGTTCAGGGACCTGGGTGTCGAACCCGGTGACATCCGCAGTTCGGAGGATCTGCGCCATTTGCCGTTCACCACCAAGGAGGATCTGCGGCTCAACTATCCCTATGGCATGTTCGCTGTGCCTATGCGTGAGGTGGTACGTATTCACTCCTCGTCCGGTACCACGGGCAAGCCGACGGTGGTGGGCTACACTCGCAACGATATTCGGGTCTGGTCCAACCTGGTGGCCCGTTTCATGACCGCCGCCGGTGTCACGGCTGATGATATTGTTCATATCGCTTTTGGTTACGGCCTGTTCACCGGCGCCTTCGGTCTGCATTATGGTTCGGAGGAGATTGGCGCCTCGGTAATTCCCATCTCCAGCGGCAACACCGACAAACAGCTGATGATCATGCAGGATTATCGCTCCACGGCGTTGGTCTGCACGCCATCCTACGCCCTGACTCTGGCGGATCGGATGCAGCAAAAAGGTATCGCACCGGAGGCGTTGGCTCTGAAATATGGTCTGTTTGGTGGCGAACCCTGGAGCGAGGAGATGCGGCGGGAGATCGAGAACCGACTGGGCTTGGTGGCGACGGATAACTATGGCCTGTCAGAGGTAATGGGGCCGGGCGTGGCCGGTGAATGCCAGTGCCAGAACGGCATGCATCTGTTTGAAGATCATTTCATTGCCGAGATCATCGATCCGGAAACCGGAGCCGTGCTTGATGCGGGCGCCGAGGGAGAATTGGTGTTGACCAGCATCACCAAGGAAGCCTTCCCCATTATTCGTTACCGTACCCGCGATATCACGCGGCTCGATGAGACGCCCTGTGCCTGCGGGCGGACTCTCGTGCGCATGATGAAAACCAGCGGCCGCAGCGACGATATGCTGATCATCAAGGGAGTCAATGTCTTCCCGACCCAGATTGAAGAGGTTCTGTTCCAGGTGGAGGGCTGTCAGCCTCACTATCAGCTGGTGATTGAGCGCGAGGGGACCCTTGATACGCTGGAGGTGCAGGTTGAGGTTAACGAAAGTATTTTCTTCGATGAAATGAAGAAACAACGCCAGTTTGTCGACATGTTGCAAAAACGGCTGTTGTCGGCATTGGGGGTTGGTGCCCGTGTCAAACTGGTCGAACCCTCCAGTATGCCGCGGTATGAAGGCAAAGCCAGTCGTGTGATTGACCGGCGGCGGCTGGTCGATAAAAAGTGA
- a CDS encoding ACT domain-containing protein yields MKVEQISIFIENKSGRLAEVTQALGDAGVNIRALSLADTSDFGILRLIVDKTDQALTALKGRGFTVSKTEVVAVEVPDRPAGLASILGILDGGQVNVEYMYAFVERCGGNAVIIFRFDDAEAAIRVLLQQGVHVLEGERVYSM; encoded by the coding sequence ATGAAGGTAGAGCAGATCTCCATTTTCATCGAGAACAAGTCGGGTCGGCTGGCCGAGGTTACCCAGGCCCTGGGCGATGCTGGTGTCAATATTCGGGCTCTCTCTTTGGCCGACACCTCCGATTTCGGCATTCTGCGGTTGATTGTCGATAAGACCGACCAGGCGTTGACGGCCCTCAAGGGGCGCGGTTTTACTGTCAGTAAAACCGAGGTGGTGGCCGTCGAGGTGCCGGATCGGCCCGCCGGACTGGCCAGTATTCTTGGGATTCTCGATGGTGGTCAGGTCAATGTCGAATATATGTACGCCTTTGTCGAGCGTTGTGGCGGCAATGCCGTGATCATTTTCCGTTTTGATGACGCTGAAGCCGCCATTCGGGTGCTGCTGCAACAGGGTGTCCATGTGCTGGAAGGAGAGCGCGTCTACAGCATGTAG
- a CDS encoding phenylacetate--CoA ligase family protein produces MLWNDEFETLPREAIEALQLKRLRQTLERAYAAVPFYRQRFGAAGVSPADLRSLADLRRFPFTLKQDMRDNYPYGLFAVPLDQIVRIHASSGTTGKPTVVGYTRRDIDNWAELMARSFVAAGATRGDVIHNAYGYGLFTGGLGAHYGAERLGASVIPMSGGNTKKQILIMRDFGSSVITCTPSYSLYLAEALAEEGVDIASLKLRIGILGAEPWSESIRREIESKLGIKAIDIYGLSEIMGPGVAIECVEAQQGLHIWEDHFIPEIIDPDSGENLPDGERGELVITTITKEGIPMIRYRTRDITRIIAEPCICGRTHRRLERMSGRSDDMLIIRGVNVFPSQIESVLLTIKGIEPHYQLIVDREDNLDTLEVQVEVTEQTFSDEIKVLQERSDSIRKAIKDLLGITCKVRLVEPKTIARSEGKAQRVIDRRPK; encoded by the coding sequence ATGCTGTGGAATGACGAATTCGAGACCCTGCCGCGCGAGGCCATTGAGGCTTTGCAGCTCAAACGTTTGCGCCAGACACTGGAGCGGGCCTATGCCGCCGTGCCCTTTTACCGGCAGCGCTTCGGCGCGGCAGGGGTCAGTCCGGCGGATCTGCGCAGTCTCGCTGATCTGCGGCGCTTTCCGTTCACGCTCAAACAGGATATGCGCGACAACTACCCCTATGGCCTGTTCGCTGTGCCTCTTGATCAGATCGTGCGCATCCATGCCTCCTCGGGTACCACGGGCAAACCGACGGTGGTGGGCTATACTCGGCGCGATATCGATAACTGGGCCGAGCTGATGGCGCGCTCCTTTGTCGCTGCCGGCGCCACCCGCGGTGATGTCATTCACAACGCCTATGGTTACGGTCTGTTTACCGGCGGGCTCGGCGCCCATTATGGCGCCGAGCGCCTGGGGGCGTCGGTGATTCCCATGTCTGGTGGAAACACCAAAAAACAGATTCTGATCATGCGGGATTTTGGCTCGTCGGTGATCACCTGTACGCCGTCCTATAGCCTCTATCTGGCCGAGGCGCTGGCGGAAGAGGGGGTTGATATTGCCAGCCTCAAGTTGCGTATTGGCATTCTCGGAGCCGAGCCCTGGAGCGAGTCGATCCGTCGTGAAATTGAAAGCAAGCTGGGCATCAAGGCCATCGACATCTATGGGTTGTCCGAGATCATGGGACCGGGTGTGGCCATTGAATGTGTCGAGGCGCAGCAGGGGCTGCATATCTGGGAGGATCATTTTATTCCCGAGATCATCGACCCCGACAGTGGCGAAAATCTGCCTGACGGTGAGCGCGGTGAACTGGTGATCACCACCATCACCAAAGAGGGTATTCCGATGATCCGCTATCGTACCCGCGATATTACGCGCATTATTGCCGAGCCCTGCATCTGTGGTCGTACCCATCGGCGACTGGAGCGCATGAGCGGTCGCAGCGACGATATGTTGATCATCCGCGGGGTCAATGTGTTCCCGTCGCAGATCGAAAGCGTGCTGCTTACCATCAAGGGCATCGAGCCGCATTACCAGCTGATCGTGGATCGCGAGGACAATCTCGACACCCTGGAGGTACAGGTCGAGGTGACCGAGCAAACCTTTTCCGACGAAATCAAGGTTTTGCAGGAACGCAGTGATAGCATCCGCAAGGCCATCAAGGATTTGCTCGGCATCACCTGCAAGGTGCGGTTGGTGGAGCCTAAGACCATTGCCCGCAGTGAAGGTAAGGCTCAGCGGGTAATTGATCGGCGGCCGAAATAG
- a CDS encoding indolepyruvate oxidoreductase subunit beta, with the protein MAKTTNILLVGVGGQGILLASEVLSEVLMLAGFDVKKNEIHGMSQRGGSVVSHVRYGAKVYSPIIPEGEADILFGFELLETCRYLSLLRAEGQVVSNSLRIMPPAVATGRETYPADLQQRISRQVPRTRLIDGLQLALQAGNARTVNTVLLGALSCLLQLDEALWLEALRTMVPQRFIDENLRAFELGRQAGQAAA; encoded by the coding sequence ATGGCGAAAACAACGAACATTCTGCTGGTTGGTGTTGGCGGCCAGGGTATCCTGCTGGCCAGCGAGGTGCTGTCCGAGGTGCTGATGCTGGCCGGATTTGATGTGAAGAAGAACGAGATTCACGGCATGTCGCAACGGGGCGGGAGCGTGGTGTCCCATGTCCGTTATGGCGCGAAGGTCTATTCGCCGATTATTCCTGAAGGTGAGGCCGATATCCTGTTCGGTTTTGAACTGCTGGAAACCTGTCGCTATTTGTCCCTGCTGCGGGCTGAGGGTCAGGTGGTCAGCAACAGCCTGCGCATCATGCCGCCGGCAGTGGCAACGGGGCGCGAGACCTATCCGGCCGATTTGCAGCAGCGCATCAGCCGGCAGGTGCCGCGTACCCGTCTGATCGATGGGCTGCAGCTGGCGTTGCAGGCTGGCAATGCCCGCACCGTCAACACGGTGTTGCTGGGGGCGCTGTCCTGCCTGCTGCAACTGGACGAGGCGTTATGGCTGGAGGCGTTGCGGACAATGGTGCCGCAACGTTTCATCGATGAAAATCTACGGGCTTTCGAACTTGGCCGACAAGCTGGTCAGGCGGCGGCCTGA